The following are encoded in a window of Urocitellus parryii isolate mUroPar1 chromosome 7, mUroPar1.hap1, whole genome shotgun sequence genomic DNA:
- the LOC113178511 gene encoding cytochrome P450 11B3, mitochondrial-like isoform X1 produces MAFRSKEGVWLAGSWLGLCKVRALGTSAALGAKAVLPFEAIPQCAGNKWLRVLQIWKERGQENLHLQMHRAFQELGPIFRYEVGRTQIVSVMLPEDAEKLHQMESLQPWRQPLEPWMVYREHRGQKPLGVFLLNGAEWRFNRLRLNPVVLSGKAVQKFIPMVDEVARDFSEALKKKVLQNSRGSLTLDAQTSIFHYTIEASNFALFGERLGLFGPHQNAGSLKFIHALEAMFQSTAQLMFLPKSLSRWMSSQVWQEHFQAWDYISEYANNCIQKVHQELARSFPQDYSGIVADLIFQGDLSLDAIKANTIELTAGSVDTTAFPLVMTLFELARNPNVQEALRQESLAAEASISANPQRAPSELPLLRAALKETLRLYPVGSILERTTSSDLVLQNYHIPAGTLVHMYLYPMGRNPALFPNPERYIPQRWLDSQLHFHHLAFGFGVRQCLGRRLAEVEMLLLLHHVLKSFQVETLVQEDVKLVYHFVLRPASCPLLTFRPVN; encoded by the exons ATGGCTTTCAGGTCAAAGGAAGGTGTGTGGCTGGCAGGGTCCTGGCTGGGCCTGTGCAAGGTGAGAGCCCTGGGCACCAGTGCAGCTCTGGGTGCCAAGGCAGTGCTGCCCTTCGAAGCCATACCCCAGTGTGCAGGCAACAAGTGGCTGAGGGTGCTACAGATCTGGAAGGAGCGGGGCCAGGAGAACTTGCACCTGCAGATGCACCGGGCTTTCCAGGAGCTGGGACCCATTTTCAG GTATGAAGTGGGAAGAACACAGATAGTATCTGTGATGCTGCCTGAAGATGCTGAGAAGCTGCATCAGATGGAGAGCCTGCAGCCCTGGCGGCAGCCCCTGGAGCCCTGGATGGTCTACAGAGAGCACCGTGGACAGAAGCCCCTGGGCGTATTCTTGCT GAATGGAGCTGAATGGAGATTCAACCGGCTGCGGCTGAATCCAGTCGTGTTGTCAGGAAAGGCCGTGCAGAAGTTCATCCCCATGGTGGACGAGGTGGCAAGAGACTTCTCCGAGGCCCTGAAGAAGAAGGTGCTGCAGAATTCCCGGGGCAGCCTGACCCTGGATGCCCAGACCAGCATCTTCCACTATACCATCGaag CCAGCAACTTTGCTCTTTTTGGAGAGCGGCTGGGCCTCTTTGGCCCACACCAGAACGCTGGCAGCCTGAAGTTCATTCATGCGCTGGAGGCCATGTTCCAGTCCACTGCTCAGCTCATGTTCCTGCCCAAGAGCCTGTCCCGCTGGATGAGCTCCCAGGTGTGGCAGGAACACTTTCAGGCCTGGGACTACATCTCTGAGTATG CCAACAACTGCATCCAGAAGGTGCATCAGGAACTTGCACGCAGCTTCCCTCAGGACTACAGTGGCATTGTGGCTGACCTGATCTTCCAAGGGGACTTGTCACTAGATGCCATCAAGGCCAATACTATTGAACTCACAGCAGGGAGTGTGGACACG ACAGCCTTCCCCTTGGTGATGACGCTCTTTGAGCTGGCTCGGAACCCCAATGTGCAGGAGGCCCTGCGCCAGGAGAGCCTGGCAGCAGAGGCCAGCATCTCTGCAAACCCCCAGAGGGCCCCCTCAGAGCTGCCCCTGCTGCGGGCTGCCCTCAAGGAGACCTTGCG GCTCTACCCAGTAGGAAGCATTTTGGAGCGAACCACCAGCTCAGATCTGGTGCTTCAGAACTACCACATCCCAGCTGGG ACCTTGGTCCACATGTATCTGTACCCAATGGGCCGAAACCCTGCGCTGTTTCCTAATCCTGAGCGCTACATCCCCCAACGCTGGCTGGACAGCCAACTGCACTTCCACCATCTGGCCTTTGGCTTCGGGGTGCGCCAGTGTCTGGGCCGGCGCTTGGCAGAGGTGGAGATGCTGCTTCTGCTGCACCAC GTGCTGAAATCCTTCCAGGTGGAGACACTAGTCCAGGAGGATGTGAAGCTGGTGTACCACTTCGTTTTGAGACCcgcctcctgtcccctcctcacTTTTCGGCCTGTCAACTAG
- the LOC113178511 gene encoding cytochrome P450 11B3, mitochondrial-like isoform X2, whose translation MAFRSKEGVWLAGSWLGLCKVRALGTSAALGAKAVLPFEAIPQCAGNKWLRVLQIWKERGQENLHLQMHRAFQELGPIFRYEVGRTQIVSVMLPEDAEKLHQMESLQPWRQPLEPWMVYREHRGQKPLGVFLLNGAEWRFNRLRLNPVVLSGKAVQKFIPMVDEVARDFSEALKKKVLQNSRGSLTLDAQTSIFHYTIEASNFALFGERLGLFGPHQNAGSLKFIHALEAMFQSTAQLMFLPKSLSRWMSSQVWQEHFQAWDYISEYANNCIQKVHQELARSFPQDYSGIVADLIFQGDLSLDAIKANTIELTAGSVDTTAFPLVMTLFELARNPNVQEALRQESLAAEASISANPQRAPSELPLLRAALKETLRLYPVGSILERTTSSDLVLQNYHIPAGVLKSFQVETLVQEDVKLVYHFVLRPASCPLLTFRPVN comes from the exons ATGGCTTTCAGGTCAAAGGAAGGTGTGTGGCTGGCAGGGTCCTGGCTGGGCCTGTGCAAGGTGAGAGCCCTGGGCACCAGTGCAGCTCTGGGTGCCAAGGCAGTGCTGCCCTTCGAAGCCATACCCCAGTGTGCAGGCAACAAGTGGCTGAGGGTGCTACAGATCTGGAAGGAGCGGGGCCAGGAGAACTTGCACCTGCAGATGCACCGGGCTTTCCAGGAGCTGGGACCCATTTTCAG GTATGAAGTGGGAAGAACACAGATAGTATCTGTGATGCTGCCTGAAGATGCTGAGAAGCTGCATCAGATGGAGAGCCTGCAGCCCTGGCGGCAGCCCCTGGAGCCCTGGATGGTCTACAGAGAGCACCGTGGACAGAAGCCCCTGGGCGTATTCTTGCT GAATGGAGCTGAATGGAGATTCAACCGGCTGCGGCTGAATCCAGTCGTGTTGTCAGGAAAGGCCGTGCAGAAGTTCATCCCCATGGTGGACGAGGTGGCAAGAGACTTCTCCGAGGCCCTGAAGAAGAAGGTGCTGCAGAATTCCCGGGGCAGCCTGACCCTGGATGCCCAGACCAGCATCTTCCACTATACCATCGaag CCAGCAACTTTGCTCTTTTTGGAGAGCGGCTGGGCCTCTTTGGCCCACACCAGAACGCTGGCAGCCTGAAGTTCATTCATGCGCTGGAGGCCATGTTCCAGTCCACTGCTCAGCTCATGTTCCTGCCCAAGAGCCTGTCCCGCTGGATGAGCTCCCAGGTGTGGCAGGAACACTTTCAGGCCTGGGACTACATCTCTGAGTATG CCAACAACTGCATCCAGAAGGTGCATCAGGAACTTGCACGCAGCTTCCCTCAGGACTACAGTGGCATTGTGGCTGACCTGATCTTCCAAGGGGACTTGTCACTAGATGCCATCAAGGCCAATACTATTGAACTCACAGCAGGGAGTGTGGACACG ACAGCCTTCCCCTTGGTGATGACGCTCTTTGAGCTGGCTCGGAACCCCAATGTGCAGGAGGCCCTGCGCCAGGAGAGCCTGGCAGCAGAGGCCAGCATCTCTGCAAACCCCCAGAGGGCCCCCTCAGAGCTGCCCCTGCTGCGGGCTGCCCTCAAGGAGACCTTGCG GCTCTACCCAGTAGGAAGCATTTTGGAGCGAACCACCAGCTCAGATCTGGTGCTTCAGAACTACCACATCCCAGCTGGG GTGCTGAAATCCTTCCAGGTGGAGACACTAGTCCAGGAGGATGTGAAGCTGGTGTACCACTTCGTTTTGAGACCcgcctcctgtcccctcctcacTTTTCGGCCTGTCAACTAG